A genomic window from Sorex araneus isolate mSorAra2 chromosome 2, mSorAra2.pri, whole genome shotgun sequence includes:
- the LOC129402389 gene encoding HLA class I histocompatibility antigen, alpha chain G-like — MICMWEPRTLFLLLSWGLALTHTRAGPHSLRYFHTVMSRPGGGEPRFITVGYVDDTQFVRFDSDSASPRMEPRAPWAEQEGPEYWKGETWNAKHAAKNYRVSLSNLLGYYNQSEADSHTLQLMYGCDVGSDGRLLRGYSQYSYDGADYLALTEDLRSWTAAAGTQAWRTQHKWEQESAADHYKDYLEGDCVQWLRRYLEDGKDMLLHAEPPRSHITHHPISDQEVILKCWALGFYPAKITLTWQRDGEDLTQDTELVETRPSGDGTFQKWAAVVVPSGEEQRYTCRVQHQGLPEPVTLKWEPSSQFTILTVGITHVLILLGTLITGAIRQAVIFRWKHSGLLRKDTFTAISWG; from the exons ATGATATGTATGTGGGAACCGCGAACCCTCTTTCTGCTGCTCTCTTggggcctggccctgacccaCACCCGGGCAG gcccccactccctgcggtATTTCCACACCGTCATGTCCCGGCCCGGCGGCGGGGAGCCCCGCTTCATCACCGTCGGCTACGTGGACGACACGCAGTTCGTGCGCTTCGACAGCGACTCGGCGAGTCCGAGGATGGAGCCGCGGGCGCCGTGGGcggagcaggagggacccgagtacTGGAAGGGGGAGACGTGGAACGCCAAACACGCAGCAAAGAATTACCGAGTGAGCCTGAGCAACCTGCTGGGCTACTACAATCAGAGCGAGGCGG ACTCTCACACCCTCCAGCTAATGTACGGCTGCGACGTGGGGTCCGACGGGCGCCTCCTGCGCGGGTACAGTCAGTACTCCTACGACGGCGCCGACTACCTCGCCCTGACCGAGGACCTGCGctcctggacggcggcggcgggcacgcaggcttggagaacGCAGCACAAGTGGGAGCAGGAGAGTGCCGCTGATCATTACAAGGACTACCTGGAGGGGGATTGCGTGCAATGGCTCCGCAGATACCTGGAGGACGGGAAAGACATGCTGCTGCATGCAG AACCCCCCAGAAGCCACATCACCCACCATCCCATCTCTGACCAGGAGGTCATCCTGaagtgctgggccctgggcttctaccctgccaagatcaccctgacctggcagcgtgatggggaggacctgacccaggacacagagttggtggagaccaggccttcaggggatggaacattccagaagtgggcggctgtggtggtgccttctggagaggagcagagatacacgtgccgtgtgcagcaccaggggctgccggagcctgtcaccctgaAATGGG agCCCTCTTCTCAGTTCACCATCCTCACTGTGGGCATCACTCATGTCCTGATTCTCCTTGGGACTCTAATCACTGGAGCTATTAGGCAAGCTGTGATCTTCAGGTGGAAGCATTCAG GTTTGCTCAGGAAAGACACTTTCACCGCCATaagctggggatga